Proteins encoded in a region of the Methyloterricola oryzae genome:
- the trpD gene encoding anthranilate phosphoribosyltransferase: protein MDMPKALQTLLDHKDLTPSEMRLLMRTIMSGGATPAQIGAFLIALRAKGETVEEVAAAAEVLREMATKVKVTGPHVIDTCGTGGDGANTFNISTTSAFVVAAAGGQVAKHGSRSASGRSGSADVLEAAGVNLDLTPDQVKACIDQVGVGFLFAQRHHGAMKYAIGPRREIGVRTLFNLLGPLTNPAGATNQLVGVFAQRWVEPLAQVLRKLGSQHVLVVHADDGLDEISIASPTLVAELKGGQVTTYKVSPEQFGIAMAPLTKLAVDTVGASLKIMLGVLDGQAGPAADIVALNAGAAIYAANLADSLEAGVERAREVIGSGAARRKLDELVSLSRSFA, encoded by the coding sequence ATGGACATGCCCAAGGCCCTGCAAACCTTGCTGGACCACAAAGACCTGACACCCTCCGAGATGCGCCTGCTCATGCGCACCATCATGAGCGGCGGAGCCACGCCGGCGCAGATCGGAGCCTTCCTCATCGCCCTGCGCGCCAAGGGCGAGACCGTGGAAGAAGTGGCGGCGGCTGCGGAGGTGCTGCGGGAAATGGCGACCAAGGTCAAGGTGACCGGCCCCCACGTGATCGACACCTGTGGTACCGGCGGCGACGGCGCCAACACCTTCAACATCTCCACGACCTCAGCCTTCGTGGTGGCGGCGGCGGGCGGCCAGGTGGCTAAGCACGGCAGCCGCTCGGCCTCCGGGCGTTCCGGCAGCGCCGATGTGCTGGAAGCCGCCGGGGTCAATCTGGACCTGACGCCGGACCAGGTAAAAGCCTGTATCGATCAGGTGGGCGTGGGCTTCCTGTTTGCGCAGCGTCACCACGGCGCCATGAAATACGCCATCGGTCCGCGCCGCGAAATCGGCGTTCGCACCCTGTTCAACTTGCTGGGCCCCCTCACCAACCCGGCGGGCGCCACCAACCAGTTGGTCGGCGTCTTCGCGCAGCGCTGGGTGGAGCCCCTGGCCCAAGTCTTGAGAAAGCTCGGCAGCCAGCACGTGCTGGTCGTCCACGCCGACGACGGGCTGGATGAAATCAGCATCGCGTCGCCGACACTGGTCGCCGAGCTGAAGGGCGGCCAGGTGACGACTTACAAGGTGAGTCCGGAACAGTTCGGCATCGCCATGGCCCCGCTCACGAAACTCGCGGTGGACACCGTTGGCGCCAGTCTCAAGATCATGCTCGGCGTGCTCGATGGCCAAGCTGGACCCGCCGCGGACATCGTCGCTCTCAATGCCGGGGCCGCCATCTACGCGGCCAACCTGGCAGACAGTCTTGAGGCCGGTGTGGAGCGGGCTCGGGAAGTCATCGGCTCAGGCGCCGCACGGCGGAAATTGGACGAACTGGTAAGCTTGAGCCGGAGTTTCGCCTGA
- the polA gene encoding DNA polymerase I — MSQDTQNALVLVDGSSFLYRAYHALPPLTNSRGEPTGAIFGVANMLRKLLSDYATEHLAVVFDAPGKTFRDEAYEHYKSHRPPMPDDLRAQTAPLHELVRAMGIPLLMVGGVEADDVIGTLTRQAVEAGFSVLISTGDKDMAQLVNERVTLENTMSNTRMDVEGVKAKFGVPPERIIDYLALVGDTSDNIPGVPKCGPKTAAKWLTDFGSLDALMARADEVGGKIGESLRASLEAIPLSRQLATIKCDVELDLRPQDLQRQPADTEALRELLFRFEFHAWLRQLEAPADPPPVPAPPSDTPASHYEAVLTEAQLNRWLEKLERAEVFAFDTETTSLAYMQAQIVGVSFAVTAGEAAYVPLAHDYPGVPHQLARDVVLARLKPLLEDENRPKLGQNLKYDASVLANHGIALRGIRHDTMLESYVFNSTATRHDMDSLAAFYLNQATIHYEDVAGKGAKQIPFAAVDVERATEYAAEDADITLRLHQHLWPQLQATEPLRKLYQEIEMPLVPVLSRIERTGVLVDVFMLAGQGGELERRIHEIEQAAYDCAGQRFNLGSPKQIQTILFDKMNLPVIKKTPKGQPSTDESVLQDLAEIYDLPRLILEHRSMSKLKSTYIDRLPEQVDPRSGRVHTSYHQAVAATGRLSSSDPNLQNIPVRTEEGRRIRQAFIAPPGHQLMAADYSQIELRIMAHLSGDQSLLDAFSAGADIHRATAAEVFETALDQVTPDQRRAAKAINFGLIYGMSAFGLAKQLGVAREKAQLYVDLYFLRYPGVKAYMERTRQLARDQGYVETLFGRRLYIPDIHAKSAQRRQYAERTAINAPMQGTAADIIKRAMIAVDAWIQAEQPPVRMIMQVHDELVFEVEEAFVEEAVIRVRQLMSVAASLNVPLLVEVGVGANWDEAH; from the coding sequence ATGTCCCAGGATACCCAAAACGCCCTCGTGCTCGTGGACGGCTCTTCCTTTTTATACCGCGCCTACCATGCCCTGCCGCCTCTGACCAATTCCAGGGGCGAGCCCACCGGCGCCATTTTCGGCGTGGCCAACATGCTGCGAAAGCTGCTGTCCGATTATGCAACCGAGCACCTGGCGGTGGTGTTCGACGCGCCGGGCAAGACGTTTCGCGACGAGGCCTACGAGCACTACAAGTCCCACCGCCCGCCCATGCCCGACGACTTGCGCGCGCAGACAGCGCCCCTGCACGAACTGGTGCGCGCGATGGGCATTCCGCTGCTAATGGTGGGCGGAGTGGAGGCGGATGATGTGATCGGCACGCTGACCCGTCAGGCGGTGGAGGCGGGCTTCAGCGTGCTGATCTCCACGGGCGACAAGGACATGGCGCAGTTGGTGAACGAAAGGGTGACCCTAGAGAACACCATGAGCAATACGCGCATGGACGTGGAAGGGGTCAAGGCAAAGTTCGGCGTACCGCCGGAGCGCATCATCGATTATCTCGCCCTGGTGGGAGACACGTCCGACAACATCCCCGGCGTGCCCAAGTGCGGGCCGAAGACCGCCGCCAAGTGGCTGACGGATTTTGGCAGCCTGGACGCCTTGATGGCCCGGGCCGACGAGGTGGGGGGCAAGATCGGCGAGAGTCTGCGCGCGAGCCTTGAGGCCATTCCGCTGTCCCGGCAGCTGGCGACCATCAAGTGCGATGTGGAACTGGACCTGCGTCCGCAGGATCTGCAGCGCCAGCCGGCCGATACGGAAGCCCTACGCGAACTGCTCTTCCGTTTCGAGTTCCATGCCTGGCTCAGGCAGTTGGAGGCGCCGGCAGATCCGCCTCCCGTGCCGGCACCGCCGTCCGACACGCCGGCTAGCCACTACGAGGCGGTGCTCACCGAGGCGCAATTGAACCGCTGGCTGGAGAAGCTGGAGCGAGCGGAGGTGTTCGCCTTCGACACCGAGACCACCAGCCTGGCCTACATGCAGGCGCAGATCGTCGGTGTCTCCTTCGCGGTCACGGCCGGTGAGGCCGCTTATGTCCCGCTGGCTCATGACTATCCGGGGGTACCGCACCAACTAGCGCGGGACGTGGTTCTGGCGCGGCTGAAACCCTTGCTGGAGGACGAGAACCGGCCGAAGCTGGGCCAGAATCTCAAGTACGACGCCAGTGTGCTGGCGAACCACGGCATCGCGCTGCGCGGCATACGCCACGACACCATGCTGGAGTCCTATGTATTCAACAGCACCGCCACGCGCCACGACATGGATTCCCTGGCGGCCTTCTATCTCAACCAGGCGACCATCCACTACGAGGATGTGGCCGGCAAGGGCGCCAAGCAGATTCCTTTCGCCGCGGTGGATGTGGAGCGGGCGACGGAGTATGCGGCGGAGGATGCCGATATCACCCTAAGATTGCACCAGCATCTGTGGCCCCAATTGCAGGCGACGGAGCCGCTGAGGAAGCTGTATCAGGAGATCGAGATGCCCCTGGTGCCGGTGCTCTCGCGCATTGAGCGCACCGGGGTGCTCGTGGATGTGTTCATGCTGGCGGGGCAGGGCGGCGAGTTGGAGCGCCGCATCCACGAAATCGAGCAGGCTGCTTACGACTGTGCCGGCCAGCGCTTCAACCTCGGCTCCCCCAAGCAGATCCAGACCATCCTGTTCGACAAGATGAACTTGCCGGTTATCAAGAAGACGCCCAAGGGCCAGCCATCCACGGACGAATCGGTGCTGCAGGATCTCGCCGAGATCTACGATCTGCCACGGCTGATCCTGGAACACCGCTCCATGTCCAAGCTCAAGTCCACCTATATCGACCGCCTGCCGGAGCAGGTGGACCCGCGCAGCGGCCGGGTGCATACCTCCTATCATCAGGCGGTGGCGGCCACGGGGCGGCTGTCGTCCTCCGATCCCAATCTGCAGAACATTCCCGTGCGCACCGAGGAGGGACGGCGGATCCGCCAGGCCTTCATCGCGCCACCGGGACACCAATTGATGGCCGCCGACTATTCCCAGATCGAGCTGCGCATCATGGCCCATCTGTCCGGCGACCAGAGCCTGCTGGACGCCTTCTCGGCCGGTGCGGACATACACCGCGCCACCGCCGCCGAAGTTTTCGAAACCGCCCTGGATCAGGTCACCCCGGACCAGCGCCGCGCCGCCAAGGCCATCAACTTCGGGCTGATCTATGGCATGTCCGCCTTTGGCCTGGCCAAGCAACTGGGCGTGGCGCGGGAAAAGGCGCAGCTCTATGTCGATCTATACTTTCTTCGCTATCCGGGGGTGAAGGCCTACATGGAGCGCACCCGGCAACTGGCGCGGGATCAGGGCTATGTGGAGACGCTGTTCGGGCGGCGCCTGTATATCCCCGATATCCACGCCAAGAGCGCCCAGCGCAGGCAGTACGCCGAGCGCACCGCGATCAACGCGCCCATGCAGGGCACCGCGGCGGATATCATCAAACGCGCCATGATCGCGGTAGACGCCTGGATACAGGCGGAGCAGCCGCCGGTCCGGATGATCATGCAGGTGCATGACGAGCTGGTATTCGAGGTGGAAGAGGCTTTTGTGGAAGAAGCCGTTATCCGGGTCCGGCAGCTGATGTCGGTGGCGGCTAGCCTGAACGTGCCGCTGCTGGTGGAAGTGGGTGTCGGCGCCAACTGGGATGAAGCGCACTGA
- a CDS encoding anthranilate synthase component II has protein sequence MIDNYDSFTYNLVQYLAELGAEVEVVRNDQIAVEEIERINPDKLVISPGPCTPKEAGISVAAIHRYAGKYPILGVCLGHQSIGHAFGGNIIHAKSIMHGKTSMVHHKDTGVFKGLNNPFQATRYHSLVIERASLPECLEITAWTEDRDGNLDEIMGVRHKTLPIEGVQFHPESIMTEQGHDLLRNFLTH, from the coding sequence ATGATCGACAACTACGATTCCTTCACCTATAACCTGGTGCAGTATCTGGCGGAACTGGGCGCCGAGGTGGAAGTGGTGCGCAACGACCAGATCGCAGTGGAGGAAATCGAGCGCATCAATCCCGACAAGCTCGTGATCTCGCCCGGCCCCTGCACGCCGAAGGAAGCCGGCATTTCGGTGGCCGCAATCCACCGCTACGCCGGGAAATATCCTATTCTGGGTGTGTGCCTGGGGCACCAGAGCATCGGCCATGCCTTTGGCGGAAACATCATCCATGCCAAGAGCATCATGCACGGCAAGACCTCCATGGTGCACCACAAGGACACCGGGGTGTTCAAGGGGTTGAACAATCCGTTCCAGGCCACCCGTTACCACTCCCTGGTCATCGAGCGGGCCAGCCTGCCGGAATGCCTGGAGATCACCGCCTGGACCGAGGACCGCGACGGCAACCTTGACGAGATCATGGGCGTGCGTCACAAGACGCTCCCCATCGAGGGTGTGCAATTTCACCCGGAATCCATCATGACCGAGCAAGGGCACGACCTGCTGCGGAACTTCCTGACCCACTGA
- a CDS encoding YgiQ family radical SAM protein produces MQSAPDLFSYRKYWAKRFGIAPQLPTCRAEMDTLGWDSCDVVLVTGDAYVDHPSFGMALIGRLLEAQGFRVGILAQPAWHSAVDFQRLGRPNLFFGVTGGNMDSMVNRYTSDRRIRSNDAYTPGGEADKRPDRCVLVYAQRCREAYRDVPIVLGGIEASLRRIAHYDYWSDKVRRSVLVDSKADLLVYGNGERQVVEIAHRLAKGESVEALTDIRGTAFMLKGLPADWHELDSSRVDEPGLVAPPGNPYAAEPPACAPVAQDASLTPGDKPVRFRHISALTQRERTVIRLPAFEAVRDDAVLYAHASRVLHQETNPGNARALVQRHGDRDVWLNPPPIPLTTAEMDGVYGLPYSRLPHRSYEESKIPAFEMIQHSVTIMRGCFGGCTFCSITEHEGRIIQSRSEDSIIREIEAIRDISPAFTGIISDLGGPTANMYRLTCKSPDIEASCRRPSCVFPGVCKNLITDHGPLIRLYRRARAIPGIKKILVASGLRYDLAVLSPEYVKELASHHVGGYLKIAPEHTEPGPLSKMMKPGIGTYDRFKLLFDKYSREAGKEQYLIPYFIAAHPGTSDEDMLNLALWLKRNGFRADQVQAFLPSPMATATAMYHSGKNPLHKVTRVSEPVPVPRSMKQRRLHKAFLRYHDPNNWPLLRDALKRMGRADLIGNGKHHLVPRFQPVGTGEEGEGKRVSRKALSFRTQHTGLPKDGRPTRAKR; encoded by the coding sequence ATGCAGAGCGCCCCAGACCTATTCTCCTACCGCAAATACTGGGCAAAGCGTTTCGGCATTGCTCCGCAATTGCCTACATGCCGAGCCGAAATGGATACGCTGGGTTGGGACTCGTGCGATGTCGTGTTGGTTACCGGCGATGCCTACGTAGACCACCCGAGTTTTGGCATGGCCCTGATCGGGCGGCTTTTGGAAGCCCAGGGCTTTCGCGTGGGCATCCTTGCCCAGCCGGCCTGGCACAGTGCCGTGGATTTTCAGAGATTGGGCCGCCCAAACCTGTTTTTCGGGGTCACAGGCGGCAACATGGACTCCATGGTCAACCGCTATACCTCGGACCGCCGCATTCGATCCAACGATGCCTATACCCCCGGCGGAGAAGCAGACAAGCGTCCTGACCGCTGCGTCCTGGTCTACGCGCAGCGCTGCCGAGAGGCCTACCGGGATGTACCCATCGTTCTTGGAGGCATCGAGGCCAGCCTCCGGCGCATCGCTCACTACGATTACTGGTCGGACAAGGTTCGCCGTTCAGTCCTGGTGGACAGCAAGGCCGACCTGCTGGTCTATGGGAATGGGGAGAGACAGGTGGTCGAAATCGCGCACCGGCTTGCCAAGGGGGAATCCGTTGAGGCATTGACCGACATCCGCGGTACCGCGTTCATGCTTAAGGGCCTACCCGCAGATTGGCATGAACTGGACTCCAGCCGCGTGGATGAGCCAGGCCTTGTCGCCCCTCCAGGCAACCCATACGCGGCCGAGCCGCCTGCCTGTGCCCCTGTCGCCCAGGACGCATCGCTGACACCCGGCGACAAGCCAGTCCGTTTTCGGCACATTTCAGCGCTGACGCAGCGAGAGCGCACCGTCATTCGCCTACCGGCCTTTGAAGCAGTTCGGGATGATGCCGTGCTGTATGCCCACGCGTCCCGGGTCCTGCACCAGGAAACCAACCCTGGCAACGCCCGCGCCCTGGTGCAACGTCACGGCGACCGTGACGTCTGGTTGAATCCGCCGCCGATTCCACTGACCACGGCGGAGATGGACGGCGTCTACGGCTTGCCCTATAGCCGCCTGCCGCACCGCTCCTATGAGGAGTCAAAGATCCCAGCCTTCGAGATGATCCAGCACTCGGTCACCATCATGCGCGGCTGCTTTGGCGGATGCACCTTTTGCTCCATCACCGAGCATGAGGGCCGTATCATTCAAAGCCGCTCGGAGGATTCCATCATCCGCGAAATCGAGGCGATCCGGGATATATCGCCCGCGTTCACCGGCATCATTTCGGACTTGGGCGGCCCCACTGCCAACATGTACCGGCTGACCTGTAAGAGCCCTGACATCGAGGCAAGCTGCCGCCGTCCTTCCTGCGTCTTCCCCGGCGTGTGTAAGAACCTGATCACTGACCACGGCCCGCTGATTCGCTTGTACCGCCGAGCCCGCGCAATTCCGGGCATCAAGAAGATACTCGTCGCGTCAGGCCTGCGTTACGATCTGGCAGTGCTTTCGCCTGAGTATGTCAAGGAACTCGCCTCCCATCATGTGGGCGGCTATCTGAAAATCGCCCCGGAGCATACCGAACCCGGGCCGCTTTCAAAGATGATGAAGCCGGGTATCGGCACCTACGACCGCTTCAAGCTGCTGTTCGACAAGTATTCCCGCGAAGCAGGCAAGGAGCAGTACCTGATCCCGTATTTCATCGCGGCACATCCCGGAACCAGCGATGAGGACATGCTCAATCTCGCGCTCTGGCTCAAGCGCAATGGCTTCCGTGCCGACCAGGTACAGGCATTCCTGCCCTCGCCTATGGCGACCGCGACTGCCATGTACCATTCGGGCAAGAACCCCCTGCATAAGGTCACGCGCGTCAGCGAGCCGGTCCCCGTGCCCCGCTCAATGAAGCAGCGGCGCTTGCACAAGGCTTTTCTCCGTTACCACGATCCCAATAACTGGCCATTGTTGCGGGATGCGCTCAAGCGCATGGGCCGTGCCGACCTGATAGGCAACGGCAAGCACCATCTGGTGCCCCGGTTTCAACCGGTAGGAACGGGCGAGGAAGGTGAAGGCAAGCGCGTCAGTCGCAAGGCCCTGTCCTTCCGCACTCAGCATACGGGACTGCCCAAGGATGGCAGGCCTACGCGCGCAAAACGCTAA
- a CDS encoding phosphoglycolate phosphatase, whose protein sequence is MTLPARPQLIVFDLDGTLVDSAPDLAYCADTLLETLGRPPAGLEKVRPWIGNGVPMLVTRALTGEMWPEREPEGFAAALQSYLELYAANLCRYSRLFPGVMEGLTLLRGQGYRLACLTNKHSDFTGPLLEQLGVSGLLDYIGCGNEFTQHKPHPEPLLKTAERFALQPGQCLMVGDSENDVEAARAAGYGIVCVPYGYHRCERIEDLKPDALVGSLAELPNLLRKAA, encoded by the coding sequence ATGACCCTCCCGGCGCGCCCCCAGCTCATCGTCTTCGATCTCGACGGCACCCTGGTCGATAGCGCGCCGGACCTCGCGTACTGCGCGGACACCCTGCTGGAAACGCTTGGACGGCCGCCCGCCGGGCTTGAGAAAGTGCGACCCTGGATCGGTAACGGCGTGCCCATGCTGGTCACGCGCGCACTGACCGGCGAGATGTGGCCCGAACGAGAACCCGAAGGTTTTGCCGCCGCTTTGCAGTCCTACCTTGAGCTGTATGCCGCCAACCTGTGCCGGTACAGCCGGCTATTCCCGGGCGTCATGGAAGGCCTGACCCTGCTCAGAGGGCAAGGCTATCGCCTGGCCTGCCTGACCAACAAGCACTCGGACTTTACCGGACCCTTGCTGGAGCAACTGGGCGTCAGCGGCCTGCTGGACTATATTGGCTGTGGCAACGAGTTCACGCAGCACAAGCCTCACCCCGAGCCGTTGCTCAAGACCGCGGAGCGGTTCGCACTACAGCCGGGGCAGTGCCTGATGGTGGGCGATTCGGAGAACGACGTGGAGGCAGCGCGGGCCGCGGGCTACGGTATCGTCTGCGTGCCCTACGGGTATCACCGATGTGAGCGCATCGAGGATCTGAAGCCCGACGCACTGGTCGGCTCCCTTGCGGAACTCCCGAATCTGCTGAGGAAGGCGGCCTGA
- the rpe gene encoding ribulose-phosphate 3-epimerase, with the protein MNENWIAPSILSADFARLGEEVVNTLNAGADVVHFDVMDNHYVPNLTIGPLVCEALRKHGVTAPIDVHLMIRPVDRIIPDFAKAGASYITFHPEATEHIDRSLQLVKDNGCKCGLVFNPATPLSYLDYVMDKVDMILLMSVNPGFGGQSFIPYVLDKAREVRKRIDATGRDIRLEIDGGVNVKNIREIAEAGVDTFVAGSAVFGAGKDSDPNRYDSIIKSLRDELALAKR; encoded by the coding sequence ATGAACGAAAACTGGATTGCACCGTCTATTTTGTCCGCCGACTTCGCGCGACTCGGCGAAGAGGTCGTGAACACCCTGAACGCCGGTGCCGACGTCGTCCATTTCGACGTGATGGACAACCATTACGTGCCCAATCTGACCATCGGCCCGCTGGTGTGTGAGGCGCTGCGCAAGCACGGCGTCACCGCGCCGATCGACGTGCACCTGATGATCAGGCCCGTGGACCGCATCATCCCGGATTTCGCCAAAGCCGGCGCCAGCTACATCACCTTCCACCCCGAGGCCACCGAGCACATCGACCGCAGCCTGCAGTTGGTGAAGGATAACGGCTGCAAGTGCGGCCTGGTGTTCAACCCGGCGACGCCCCTGAGCTACCTGGACTATGTCATGGACAAGGTGGACATGATCCTGCTGATGTCCGTGAATCCGGGCTTCGGCGGCCAGTCCTTCATTCCCTACGTGCTGGATAAGGCCCGCGAGGTGCGCAAGCGCATCGATGCCACCGGTCGTGACATCCGCCTGGAGATCGACGGCGGCGTGAATGTCAAGAACATCCGCGAAATCGCCGAGGCCGGCGTGGATACCTTCGTAGCAGGTTCGGCCGTGTTCGGCGCGGGGAAGGACAGCGATCCCAACCGCTACGATTCCATCATCAAGTCCCTGCGGGACGAACTGGCCCTCGCCAAACGCTGA
- the trpE gene encoding anthranilate synthase component I yields the protein MTPEQFKQYAAQGYNRIPVARQVLADLDTPLSAYLKLADAPYSYLFESVHGGEQWGRYSIIGLPCRTIIRVRGLDIGIEHDGAPLESHRVQDPLQWIEEYSGRFRVPDIAGLPRFTGGLVGYFGYETIGYIEPRLLREKPDPLGNPDILLMVSDQVLVFDNLSGKLLIITHADPTEPDAYNRAEAKLDELVARLREQALPPSPKSEGRQVEEADFVSGFTQEGFENAVRRVKDYIVEGDTMQVVLSQRLSIPYAASPLDLYRALRCLNPSPYMYQLNLGDFHIVGSSPEILVRLEDDTVTVRPIAGTRRRGRTPEEDVALEKDLLADPKEIAEHLMLIDLGRNDAGRVAETGSVRVTDKMIIERYSHVMHIVSNVTGKLKAGKNAFDVLAATFPAGTVSGAPKIRAMEIIAELEPVKRGVYSGAVGYIGWSGNLDTAIAIRTAVIKDGMLHIQAGAGIVHDSIPLNEWEETMNKGRAVFRAVAMAESGLEKGESL from the coding sequence ATGACGCCCGAACAATTCAAGCAGTACGCCGCACAAGGCTACAATCGAATTCCAGTCGCCCGCCAGGTGCTTGCCGACCTGGACACGCCGTTGAGCGCCTACCTCAAGCTGGCGGACGCGCCCTATTCCTACCTATTCGAATCCGTTCACGGCGGCGAACAATGGGGCCGCTACTCCATCATCGGCCTGCCGTGCCGCACCATCATCCGGGTCCGCGGCCTGGACATCGGCATCGAGCACGACGGCGCGCCCCTGGAGTCACACCGCGTGCAAGACCCATTGCAGTGGATCGAGGAATATTCGGGCCGTTTCCGCGTGCCCGACATCGCCGGACTCCCCCGCTTCACCGGCGGACTGGTAGGGTATTTCGGTTACGAAACCATCGGTTACATCGAACCGCGGCTGCTGCGGGAAAAGCCTGACCCGCTCGGCAATCCGGACATTTTGCTCATGGTCTCGGACCAGGTACTGGTGTTCGACAATCTCAGCGGCAAGCTGCTGATCATCACCCACGCCGACCCCACGGAACCGGACGCCTATAACAGAGCCGAGGCGAAGCTGGATGAATTGGTGGCCCGACTCCGGGAACAGGCCTTGCCGCCAAGTCCCAAGTCCGAAGGGCGCCAGGTGGAGGAAGCCGACTTCGTTTCCGGCTTCACCCAGGAGGGTTTCGAGAACGCGGTACGCCGGGTCAAGGATTACATCGTCGAGGGCGACACCATGCAGGTGGTTTTGTCGCAGCGGCTGTCCATCCCTTACGCGGCCTCGCCCCTGGACCTGTATCGGGCACTGCGTTGCCTCAATCCGTCCCCTTACATGTACCAGTTGAATCTGGGCGACTTCCACATCGTCGGCTCCTCGCCGGAAATCCTGGTGCGTCTGGAGGACGACACCGTCACCGTACGTCCCATCGCCGGCACCCGCCGTCGCGGACGCACGCCCGAGGAAGACGTGGCGCTGGAAAAAGACCTGCTGGCGGACCCCAAGGAAATCGCCGAGCACCTGATGCTCATCGACCTGGGCCGCAATGACGCGGGTCGGGTGGCGGAAACCGGCAGCGTGCGGGTCACCGACAAGATGATCATCGAGCGCTACTCTCATGTCATGCACATCGTCTCCAACGTCACCGGAAAGCTGAAGGCGGGCAAAAACGCCTTCGACGTGCTGGCCGCCACCTTCCCCGCCGGCACCGTCAGCGGCGCGCCGAAGATTCGCGCCATGGAGATCATCGCCGAACTGGAGCCCGTGAAACGTGGCGTCTACTCGGGCGCCGTGGGATATATCGGCTGGTCCGGCAACCTGGATACCGCCATCGCCATCCGCACCGCCGTGATCAAGGATGGCATGCTGCACATCCAGGCCGGCGCCGGCATCGTCCACGATTCGATTCCCCTGAATGAATGGGAAGAGACCATGAACAAGGGCCGCGCGGTGTTCCGTGCTGTGGCCATGGCCGAGTCCGGCCTGGAGAAGGGAGAAAGCCTGTGA
- a CDS encoding VPLPA-CTERM sorting domain-containing protein has protein sequence MKFAYSVVFLVLAFTLSIFSSDSYAAIPPEGFPRFFSSVTVDLDPYGSDGGFTLTAKNKAGGEFYFAMLDGGTQYTVYNGGFELVANFNSSSDFVGGSVAISGLLWPAELPPPRSGISDNLFSADLVEADASQFLFSNPNPSIGFRSLFSSFGGWAAQFANTDESVYLTLDPQSGNILDLFGSLFDGSTKTVTTVPVPPAVWLLISALASLSVIGRRRSLDSAA, from the coding sequence ATGAAATTTGCCTATTCAGTCGTTTTTTTGGTGCTGGCGTTTACTTTGTCGATATTCAGCAGCGACAGCTACGCTGCGATTCCGCCAGAGGGGTTTCCGCGTTTCTTCTCTTCGGTGACGGTGGATCTCGATCCATATGGCAGTGACGGCGGCTTCACCCTCACTGCAAAAAACAAGGCTGGAGGGGAGTTCTATTTCGCCATGCTCGACGGCGGGACTCAGTACACCGTCTACAACGGTGGGTTCGAATTGGTTGCCAACTTTAACAGTTCCTCGGATTTTGTCGGGGGGAGCGTCGCTATCAGCGGCCTGCTGTGGCCTGCGGAACTGCCTCCGCCGAGGTCTGGCATCTCCGATAATCTCTTTTCTGCGGATCTGGTGGAGGCCGATGCTAGCCAGTTTCTGTTCTCCAATCCCAACCCGTCGATCGGATTCAGGTCTTTGTTCAGCTCCTTTGGTGGTTGGGCCGCCCAATTTGCCAACACTGACGAGAGCGTTTATCTGACGCTAGATCCGCAATCAGGCAACATTCTTGACCTATTCGGCAGTCTGTTCGATGGCAGCACAAAGACTGTCACGACCGTTCCAGTTCCGCCCGCCGTATGGTTACTGATCAGCGCCTTGGCGTCGCTGTCTGTGATTGGCCGCCGCCGTTCTTTGGATTCAGCGGCCTAA
- the trpC gene encoding indole-3-glycerol phosphate synthase TrpC: MNNPPDILKKILARKREEITERQAKISLPELRSMAEAAGPARGFVKSIRNRLAKGQAAVIAEIKKASPSKGVLREDFRPGEIARSYEAGGAACLSVLTDRDFFQGAEAYLEMARNACYLPVIRKDFLIDPYQVYEARAIGADCILLIAAALDKATMADLARLAGELGMDVLIEVHDAAELEQVLPLELPLVGINNRNLRTFDVSLQTTLDLLPMIGPERTVVTESGILEPADVAYMRERGVHAFLVGEAFMRADNPGERLKHLFFAA, translated from the coding sequence ATGAACAACCCACCTGACATCCTGAAGAAAATCCTTGCCCGCAAGCGGGAAGAGATCACCGAACGCCAAGCCAAGATCAGCCTGCCGGAACTGCGGTCCATGGCCGAAGCGGCGGGTCCGGCCCGCGGGTTTGTGAAGTCGATACGGAATCGGCTAGCCAAGGGCCAGGCGGCGGTCATAGCAGAAATCAAGAAGGCCTCGCCCAGCAAGGGCGTGTTGCGGGAAGACTTCCGGCCCGGCGAGATCGCGCGCAGCTATGAGGCCGGTGGTGCGGCCTGTCTATCGGTACTGACCGACCGGGATTTCTTTCAGGGCGCAGAGGCCTACCTGGAAATGGCCCGCAATGCCTGTTACCTGCCAGTCATCCGCAAGGATTTTCTCATCGATCCCTATCAGGTTTACGAAGCGCGAGCCATCGGAGCGGATTGCATCCTGCTGATCGCTGCCGCGCTGGACAAAGCCACCATGGCTGATCTGGCACGCCTGGCCGGCGAACTGGGCATGGACGTGCTGATCGAGGTGCACGACGCGGCGGAACTGGAACAGGTGTTGCCCTTGGAATTGCCGCTGGTGGGCATCAACAACCGCAACCTGCGAACCTTCGACGTATCGCTGCAGACCACCTTGGACCTGCTGCCCATGATCGGCCCGGAGCGGACCGTCGTGACCGAGAGCGGCATCCTGGAACCCGCCGATGTAGCCTACATGCGGGAGCGCGGAGTGCATGCCTTCCTGGTGGGAGAAGCCTTCATGCGCGCCGACAACCCGGGGGAGCGCCTCAAGCATCTCTTCTTTGCAGCCTGA